The following are encoded together in the Trueperaceae bacterium genome:
- a CDS encoding BspA family leucine-rich repeat surface protein, which yields GPSEPVPYELRIEGPLDAFGDGASWGGAGEGAQTVEAVVSWGATGATSLAGAAFGATRLTTVPTWLPATVRDLSDLFRDATAFDQELGGWDVSNVTDLTRTFAGATAFRAGVAAWDVGNVTSTNATFEGATAFDEDLGAWDVANVVDFTSTFEGAAAFAGDVRTWDTGAARWMDGMFRDATSFDGDVGGWDVAGVQDLSSAFEGATAFDRDLGGWDVRSVLNMDGTFEGSGMSQAAYDATLVGWAAAIEGEGAPVRVVHARPFSPADAAVPRIYRADLEASDETVSASTVVVLEAGHGFPFEALRAGEADDRFWVRLVTDDVSLTDVYLNVGPPDAFAADRTRELALPLGLQDAESLTHDDVRGRVLPLPVEGVELGAPPYPGGAVTHDVMRPSTPAAQAACDALVGGLGWTVGGVSTTDVACRLPPG from the coding sequence GGGGCCGAGCGAACCGGTGCCGTACGAGCTGCGCATCGAGGGCCCGCTGGACGCCTTCGGGGACGGCGCGTCGTGGGGCGGTGCCGGGGAGGGGGCGCAGACCGTCGAAGCGGTCGTCTCCTGGGGGGCGACCGGCGCGACGTCGCTCGCCGGGGCGGCGTTCGGGGCGACGCGCCTCACGACGGTCCCGACGTGGCTGCCCGCCACGGTGCGCGACCTGTCGGACCTGTTCCGCGACGCGACGGCGTTCGACCAGGAGCTCGGCGGTTGGGACGTCTCGAACGTGACCGACCTCACCCGGACGTTCGCGGGGGCGACGGCGTTCCGCGCGGGCGTCGCGGCATGGGACGTCGGTAACGTCACCTCCACGAACGCGACGTTCGAGGGCGCGACGGCGTTCGACGAAGACCTCGGGGCGTGGGACGTCGCGAACGTCGTGGACTTCACCTCGACGTTCGAGGGTGCGGCGGCGTTCGCGGGGGACGTGCGGACGTGGGACACCGGCGCGGCGCGCTGGATGGACGGGATGTTCCGCGACGCGACGTCGTTCGACGGGGACGTCGGCGGGTGGGACGTCGCGGGCGTCCAGGACCTCTCGTCCGCGTTCGAGGGGGCGACGGCGTTCGATCGCGACCTCGGGGGCTGGGACGTCCGCTCGGTCCTCAACATGGACGGGACGTTCGAGGGCAGCGGGATGTCGCAGGCCGCCTACGACGCCACCCTGGTCGGGTGGGCGGCCGCCATCGAGGGGGAGGGCGCCCCGGTCCGCGTGGTGCACGCCCGGCCGTTCAGCCCCGCCGACGCCGCCGTCCCGCGGATCTACCGCGCGGACCTCGAGGCGAGCGATGAGACGGTGTCGGCGTCGACGGTCGTCGTGCTGGAGGCGGGGCACGGCTTCCCGTTCGAGGCGCTGCGGGCCGGGGAGGCCGACGACCGGTTCTGGGTCCGGCTCGTCACCGACGACGTGAGCCTCACCGACGTCTACCTGAACGTCGGGCCGCCCGACGCGTTCGCCGCCGACCGGACCCGCGAACTGGCGCTCCCGTTGGGGCTGCAGGACGCGGAGTCCTTGACCCACGACGACGTGAGGGGTCGGGTGCTCCCCCTCCCCGTGGAGGGCGTCGAGCTCGGGGCGCCGCCGTACCCCGGCGGGGCGGTGACGCACGACGTGATGCGGCCCTCGACGCCCGCGGCGCAGGCCGCCTGCGACGCCCTGGTCGGAGGGCTCGGCTGGACGGTCGGGGGCGTGTCGACGACCGACGTCGCGTGCCGCCTCCCGCCCGGCTGA